A window of Proteus columbae contains these coding sequences:
- a CDS encoding 3-phenylpropionate MFS transporter, translating to MVIPSTLWLALDYFTYFFSYGIFLPFWSIWLKGEGVDPAMIGLLLGVGLTARFVGSLILTPAVKDPSKLITALRLFAFLSLLFTVAFMMGSHWAWLFFVMTGFNVFFSPMVPLGDSLAGTWQKQFPFDYGKIRVWGSIAFIISSSLLGVLIDAFGHPIILYGLIASTFALFLTSMLRPKVMPQGKVKKAEHSNVSFMKLISDGPVWRFLLCVSLLQGAHAAYYGFSALYWEKAGYDTATIGYLWSLGVVSEVVVFMLSHRLFRRWSARNLLLLSAFAGLLRWGLMGSFTALPALIVVQILHSGTFTVCHLAAMRFISARQEHEIIRLQAVYSALAMGGSIAIMTIVSGWLYEKLPNQESLIFWLMAALTIPAMFIRPQVKPQNS from the coding sequence ATGGTTATTCCATCAACATTGTGGCTTGCCTTAGATTATTTTACCTATTTCTTTTCATACGGCATCTTTTTACCTTTTTGGTCCATATGGCTAAAAGGAGAGGGTGTCGATCCGGCAATGATAGGTCTGTTATTAGGTGTAGGTTTAACCGCACGTTTTGTTGGTAGCCTAATTTTAACGCCTGCGGTAAAAGATCCGTCAAAACTTATCACTGCATTGAGATTATTTGCTTTTCTCTCATTACTTTTTACTGTTGCATTTATGATGGGTAGCCATTGGGCATGGTTATTCTTTGTGATGACAGGATTTAACGTTTTCTTTTCACCTATGGTGCCTTTAGGAGATTCTCTAGCAGGAACGTGGCAAAAACAGTTTCCTTTTGATTATGGAAAAATTCGCGTTTGGGGTTCAATCGCTTTTATTATTAGCTCATCATTGCTAGGTGTTTTAATTGATGCTTTTGGGCATCCCATTATTCTTTATGGATTGATTGCCAGTACTTTTGCACTATTCCTGACATCTATGCTCCGCCCTAAAGTTATGCCACAGGGTAAAGTGAAAAAAGCAGAACACAGCAATGTGTCCTTTATGAAACTCATTTCAGATGGGCCAGTTTGGCGTTTTCTGTTATGTGTCTCTTTACTGCAAGGCGCACACGCAGCGTATTATGGTTTTAGCGCGCTTTATTGGGAAAAAGCAGGGTATGACACCGCAACAATCGGCTATCTTTGGTCATTAGGTGTGGTTTCAGAGGTGGTTGTTTTTATGCTGAGCCATCGTTTATTCCGTCGTTGGAGCGCAAGAAATCTACTTTTACTTTCTGCTTTTGCTGGGCTTTTACGTTGGGGATTAATGGGGAGTTTCACCGCATTACCCGCGCTTATTGTTGTGCAAATCTTACATAGTGGTACGTTTACAGTATGCCATTTAGCCGCTATGCGCTTTATTAGTGCGCGTCAAGAGCATGAAATTATTCGCTTGCAAGCCGTTTATTCTGCTTTAGCAATGGGAGGAAGTATTGCGATTATGACGATAGTTTCAGGTTGGCTATATGAGAAACTGCCAAATCAAGAATCATTAATTTTCTGGTTAATGGCCGCATTAACTATTCCTGCGATGTTTATAAGACCTCAAGTTAAACCTCAAAATAGTTAA